The DNA region ATCAAATTTTATAAATTGTAAAAAAGTTTTCCGCCATTGGCGGAAAACCAAATATTATTAATCAAAATTGATGCTTAATCCAAGACCTTTCAATTCGTGTATTAACACATTGAAAGATTCGGGTATTCCTGGTTTAGGCATGCTGTCGCCTTTTACAATAGCTTCATAAGCTTTTGCACGACCAACAACATCGTCCGATTTAACGGTTAAGATTTCCTGAAGGATATTTGCTGCTCCAAATGCTTCGAGAGCCCAAACTTCCATTTCACCAAAACGCTGACCACCAAACTGGGCTTTACCTCCAAGAGGCTGTTGCGTAATTAATGAATAAGGACCTATAGAACGAGCATGCATCTTATCATCAACCATATGATGTAGTTTAAGCATGTAGATATAACCTACAGTAGCAGGTTGATCAAAACGCTCGCCTGTACCACCATCATAAAGATGAACACTACCATTTTCAGGTAATCCGGCTTCACGAGTAAAATCGTTTATTTGCTCAAGTGTTGCACCATCAAAAATTGGAGTAGCAAATTTTTTGCCCAATTTAATTCCTGCCCATCCTAAAACAGTTTCGTAAATCTGACCAAGGTTCATACGAGAAGGTACACCCAATGGGTTAAGTACAATATCAACCGGTGTACCATCAGCTAAGAAAGGCATATCTTCTTCACGAACAATACGCGAAACAATACCTTTGTTACCGTGGCGACCAGCCATTTTATCACCTACTTTAAGTTTACGTTTTTTAGCAACATAAACTTTAGCCATTTTTACAATACCCGTTGGCAATTCATCACCAATAGTTGCCTGAACTTTTTTACGATTAAGATCGCCAAGTCTTTCTTTATATTTTAAAGTGTAATTATTAATTACCTCTTTAATCATATTGTTTTTGTTGGCATCTGTAGTCCATCCGTTAGGATTGATTGTTAAGAAATCCAAACCTGTTAACAGTTTTTGTGTAAACTTGGTTTTTTTAGGAATATGAACTTCTTTATAGCCATCGAAAACACCTTGAGACGTTTTACCGCTAACCAAAACAGTCAATTTATCAACAAGTTTTGATTTTAATTCGGCTACATCTTTATTAAAATCTTCTTCAAGTTCTTGGATAATTTCTTTATCCTTACTCTTAGCGCGACGATCTTTCATATTTCTAGTGAAGAGTTTTTTATCAACTACAACACCAATTAATGAAGGAGGTGCTTTTAAAGACGCATCTTTAACATCACCGGCTTTATCGCCAAAAATAGCACGTAAAAGTTTTTCTTCCGGAGTTGGATCGCTTTCTCCTTTAGGAGTAATCTTACCAATTAAAATATCACCGGCACTAATTTCTGCACCAATACGGATAATACCGTTTTCATCTAAATCTTTAGTTGCTTCGGCACTGATATTAGGAATGTCGCTGGTTAATTCTTCAAGACCACGCTTTGTTTCACGAACATCTAAAGAAAATTCTTCAATATGAACAGAAGTAAAAAGATCTTCTTTCACTACTTTTTCAGAAATTACAATAGCATCCTCAAAGTTATACCCTTTCCAAGGCATAAAAGCAACCATTAAATTTCTTCCTAAAGCAAGTTCACCATTCTTAGTACCATATCCTTCACAAAGAACTTGTCCTTTAACAACCTTATCGCCTTTGCGAACAAGAGGACGAAGATTAACGCTTGTATTTTGATTAGTTCTTAAGAATTTTGATAATTTATATGTCTTCAAATCATCATCGAAACTCACTAATTGCTCATTATTATCGCGCGAATAGCGGATAGTAATTTTACGAGCATCAACATATTCTACAACTCCTTCACCTTCTGCATTAATCAATACACGGCTATCGCGAGCAACAGAAGCTTCGATACCTGTACCAACAACAGGAGCTTGAGAATTCAATAAGGGAACTGCCTGACGCATCATATTTGATCCCATCAAAGCACGGTTAGCATCGTCATGCTCAAGAAATGGAATTAGAGATGCAGCAATAGAAGCAATCTGATTAGGTGCTATATCTATTAAGTCAATCTTTTCTTTTTCAAGAATTGGATAATCTGCTAAAGATCTAGCTTTTACTCGAGAATTAACAAATGTACCATCATCTTCCATAAGTGTGGTAGCCTGACAGATAATTTTATTCTCCTCTTCTTCGGCACTAAGATAAATAGGATCAACTTGTATTTGTGCCTGTCCTTCTTTTACTTCTAAATATGGAGTTTCAATAAATCCTAATTTATTGATCTTAGCATAAACACAAAGTGAAGAAATAAGACCAATATTCGGACCTTCAGGAGTTTCAATAGTACACAAACGACCATAGTGCGTATAGTGAACGTCTCGAACCTCAAAGCCCGCTCTCTCACGAGATAAACCTCCAGGACCTAAGGCAGAAACACGACGTTTATGTGTAATTTCAGACAAAGGATTTGTCTGATCCATAAACTGTGATAACTGATTAGTTCCAAAGAAAGAATTAATTACCGAAGATAATGTTTTAGCATTAATCAAATCTGTTGGGGTAAACACCTCATTATCTCTTACGTTCATACGCTCACGAATAGTACGTGCCATACGGGATAAACCTACACCAAACTGCTGGTAAAGTTGTTCTCCGACAGTTCTTACACGTCTATTACTTAAGTGATCAATATCATCAACTTCTGTTTTTGAATTAACTAATTGTATAAGGTGTTTTATTATTAAAATAATGTCCTCTTTTGTTAAAACCCTAACATCAAGACTAGTTTCTTGATTTAATTTTTTGTTAATACGATAACGACCTACTTCACCTAAATCGTAGCGAGAATCCGAGAAGAACAATTTGTCAATAATACCACGAGCAGTTTCCTCATCAGGTGGTTCTGCATTTCGTAATTGGCGATAAATATATTCTACAGCCTCTTTTTCGTTATTTGCAGTATCTTTATTTAATGTATTGAAGATTATTGCATAATCTCTACTGCTAATATCATCTCTATGCAAGAATATAGTCTTAATACCTGCATCAAGTATTAACTCGATATGTTCTTTCTCTAATTCTACTTCTCTTTCGATAAGTACATCGGTTCTTTCAATAGAAACAACCTCTCCGGTATCTTCATCTACAAAGTCTTCAATCCATTTGCGCACTACACGTGCAGCTAATCTGCGCCCGACAACTTTTTTCAAACCTGTTTTAGAAACTTTAACCTCTTGTGCAAGATCAAATATTTCTAAAATATCTTTGTCACTTTCAAAGCCAATGGCTCTTAAAAGTGTTGTTACAGGAAGTTTTTTCTTCCTATCGATGTAAGCATACATCACATTATTTATGTCCGTAGAAAATTCCATCCAAGATCCTTTGAAAGGAATAATTCTGGCCGAATACAATTGAGTACCATTTGCGTGGCGATGTTGTCCAAAGAAAACACCAGGCGAACGATGTAACTGAGATACAATTACACGCTCAGCACCGTTCACAATGAAAGTACCTTTAGGAGTCATGTAAGGGATCAT from Bacteroidales bacterium includes:
- the rpoB gene encoding DNA-directed RNA polymerase subunit beta, with product MANIVSDRINFASTKIKVDYPDFLDIQLKSFQEFFQLETNPENRSNEGLFKVFSENFPITDARNNFVLEFLDYFVDPPRYSMDECVYRGLTYNVPLKAKLKLYCTDPDHEDFETIIQDVYLGMIPYMTPKGTFIVNGAERVIVSQLHRSPGVFFGQHRHANGTQLYSARIIPFKGSWMEFSTDINNVMYAYIDRKKKLPVTTLLRAIGFESDKDILEIFDLAQEVKVSKTGLKKVVGRRLAARVVRKWIEDFVDEDTGEVVSIERTDVLIEREVELEKEHIELILDAGIKTIFLHRDDISSRDYAIIFNTLNKDTANNEKEAVEYIYRQLRNAEPPDEETARGIIDKLFFSDSRYDLGEVGRYRINKKLNQETSLDVRVLTKEDIILIIKHLIQLVNSKTEVDDIDHLSNRRVRTVGEQLYQQFGVGLSRMARTIRERMNVRDNEVFTPTDLINAKTLSSVINSFFGTNQLSQFMDQTNPLSEITHKRRVSALGPGGLSRERAGFEVRDVHYTHYGRLCTIETPEGPNIGLISSLCVYAKINKLGFIETPYLEVKEGQAQIQVDPIYLSAEEEENKIICQATTLMEDDGTFVNSRVKARSLADYPILEKEKIDLIDIAPNQIASIAASLIPFLEHDDANRALMGSNMMRQAVPLLNSQAPVVGTGIEASVARDSRVLINAEGEGVVEYVDARKITIRYSRDNNEQLVSFDDDLKTYKLSKFLRTNQNTSVNLRPLVRKGDKVVKGQVLCEGYGTKNGELALGRNLMVAFMPWKGYNFEDAIVISEKVVKEDLFTSVHIEEFSLDVRETKRGLEELTSDIPNISAEATKDLDENGIIRIGAEISAGDILIGKITPKGESDPTPEEKLLRAIFGDKAGDVKDASLKAPPSLIGVVVDKKLFTRNMKDRRAKSKDKEIIQELEEDFNKDVAELKSKLVDKLTVLVSGKTSQGVFDGYKEVHIPKKTKFTQKLLTGLDFLTINPNGWTTDANKNNMIKEVINNYTLKYKERLGDLNRKKVQATIGDELPTGIVKMAKVYVAKKRKLKVGDKMAGRHGNKGIVSRIVREEDMPFLADGTPVDIVLNPLGVPSRMNLGQIYETVLGWAGIKLGKKFATPIFDGATLEQINDFTREAGLPENGSVHLYDGGTGERFDQPATVGYIYMLKLHHMVDDKMHARSIGPYSLITQQPLGGKAQFGGQRFGEMEVWALEAFGAANILQEILTVKSDDVVGRAKAYEAIVKGDSMPKPGIPESFNVLIHELKGLGLSINFD